AACAACTGTTACTCCACGATTCGGCGACATAGACGGACTTAAACACGCTAACAATATTGCCATTGCCATATGGTTCGAACAGGCCAGAAACCCGGTTTTCAGGCTGTTCACACCTGACCTTGACCTGAGCTATGAGAACTGGAAACTCATCATGGCAAGGACTGAGTATGATTATGTAGGCGAGATGTTCTACGGACACGATGTTGAGATCATCAGCTACATATCAAGGATAGGGAACTCTTCCTTCGTAGTTACACAGGAA
The sequence above is a segment of the uncultured Methanolobus sp. genome. Coding sequences within it:
- a CDS encoding thioesterase family protein — translated: MFKTTVTPRFGDIDGLKHANNIAIAIWFEQARNPVFRLFTPDLDLSYENWKLIMARTEYDYVGEMFYGHDVEIISYISRIGNSSFVVTQEAWQNGTKGAIGRSTIVHYDFLNKKSVPIPDEIRKQLEEHLQDEDNSCK